The Aggregicoccus sp. 17bor-14 genome includes a region encoding these proteins:
- a CDS encoding 50S ribosomal protein L23 codes for MNINDVVKGPLITEKLDQAREKFRQYSFIVDRKATKLDVARAVETLFKVNVEAVRTNVVRGKIKRVGKSIGKRPNYKKAVVTLKEGDKIELFEGGAV; via the coding sequence ATGAACATCAACGACGTCGTCAAGGGTCCGCTGATCACCGAGAAGCTCGATCAGGCCCGCGAGAAGTTCCGTCAGTACTCCTTCATCGTGGATCGCAAGGCCACCAAGCTGGACGTGGCCCGCGCCGTCGAGACCCTCTTCAAGGTCAACGTCGAGGCGGTCCGCACCAACGTCGTGCGCGGCAAGATCAAGCGCGTCGGCAAGAGCATTGGCAAGCGCCCCAACTACAAGAAGGCCGTCGTGACCCTCAAGGAGGGTGACAAGATCGAGCTCTTCGAGGGAGGGGCGGTCTAA
- the rplD gene encoding 50S ribosomal protein L4 translates to MAKFDVVDLDMKKVSEIELSDDVFGAAPNKNLFYEVAKMQQINRRRGTVGVKNTSLVSGGGKKPWKQKGTGRARQGSIRASHWVGGGKAMAPKSRDYFYRPPKKVRRGALRAALSLRASEKTLIILDGFKLDAPKAKQAFETLTKRLKLADALVIEEKGNENLHRSVRNLAKFDVLPPEGLNLESVLRHKHLVITSAAAKALEGSLS, encoded by the coding sequence ATGGCGAAGTTTGACGTAGTCGATCTGGATATGAAGAAGGTCTCGGAGATCGAGCTCTCCGACGACGTGTTCGGCGCTGCCCCGAACAAGAACCTCTTTTACGAGGTTGCGAAGATGCAGCAGATCAACCGTCGTCGCGGCACGGTCGGGGTGAAGAACACCTCGCTCGTGAGCGGTGGCGGCAAGAAGCCCTGGAAGCAGAAGGGCACTGGCCGCGCTCGCCAGGGCTCGATCCGCGCTTCCCACTGGGTCGGTGGCGGTAAGGCGATGGCTCCCAAGAGCCGCGACTACTTCTACCGTCCGCCCAAGAAGGTGCGCCGCGGCGCCCTCCGGGCCGCGCTCAGCCTGCGCGCCTCCGAGAAGACCCTGATCATCCTGGACGGCTTCAAGCTGGACGCGCCGAAGGCGAAGCAGGCCTTCGAGACGCTGACCAAGCGCCTGAAGCTGGCGGATGCCCTGGTCATCGAGGAGAAGGGCAACGAGAACCTGCACCGCAGCGTGCGGAACCTCGCCAAGTTCGACGTGCTGCCTCCCGAGGGCCTGAACCTCGAGAGCGTGCTGCGTCACAAGCACCTCGTCATCACGTCCGCGGCCGCGAAGGCCCTCGAGGGGTCGCTCTCATGA
- the rpsJ gene encoding 30S ribosomal protein S10 codes for MATQKIRIRLKAYDSKLLDQSAGEIVETAKRTGAKVAGPIPLPTRINKFTVLRSPHVDKKSREQFEIRTHKRLLDILEPTQQTLDALMKLDLSAGVDVEIKS; via the coding sequence ATGGCGACACAGAAGATTCGCATCCGGCTGAAGGCGTACGACTCCAAGCTCCTGGACCAGAGCGCGGGTGAGATCGTCGAGACGGCCAAGCGCACGGGCGCCAAGGTGGCCGGTCCGATCCCCCTGCCGACCCGCATCAACAAGTTCACGGTCCTTCGTTCGCCGCACGTGGACAAGAAGAGCCGCGAGCAGTTCGAGATCCGCACGCACAAGCGCCTGCTCGATATCCTCGAGCCGACCCAGCAGACGCTGGACGCGCTGATGAAGCTGGATCTGTCCGCGGGCGTTGACGTCGAGATCAAGTCCTAG
- the tuf gene encoding elongation factor Tu, with translation MSKEKFDRSKPHVNIGTIGHVDHGKTSLTAAITKVLAKTGGATFLAYDQIDKAPEERERGITISTAHVEYQTQNRHYAHVDCPGHADYVKNMITGAAQMDGAILVVSAADGPMPQTREHILLARQVGVPYIVVFLNKVDMLDDPELRELVEMEVRDLLKKYDFPGDSIPIVPGSALKALEGDTSDIGEGAILKLMAAVDSYIPTPQRATDKPFLMPVEDVVSIVGRGTVCTGRVERGIIKVGEEVEIVGLKPTQKTVVTGVEMFRKLLDQGMAGDNIGALVRGLKREDVERGQVMAKPGSITPHTKFKAQIYVLTKEEGGRHTPFFKGYRPQFYFRTTDVTGTVKLPENVEMVMPGDNIAIEVELITPIAMEKELRFAVREGGRTVGAGVVADIIA, from the coding sequence ATGAGCAAGGAGAAGTTCGATCGCAGCAAGCCCCACGTGAACATCGGGACGATTGGGCACGTGGACCACGGCAAGACGTCGCTGACGGCCGCCATCACGAAGGTGCTGGCGAAGACGGGCGGCGCGACGTTCCTCGCGTACGACCAGATTGACAAGGCGCCGGAGGAGCGCGAGCGCGGCATCACCATCTCCACCGCGCACGTGGAGTACCAGACGCAGAACCGGCACTACGCGCACGTGGACTGCCCGGGCCACGCCGACTACGTGAAGAACATGATTACGGGCGCGGCGCAGATGGACGGCGCCATCCTCGTGGTGTCGGCGGCCGATGGGCCCATGCCCCAGACGCGCGAGCACATCCTGCTCGCCCGCCAGGTGGGCGTGCCCTACATCGTCGTCTTCCTCAACAAGGTGGACATGCTGGATGACCCCGAGCTGCGCGAGCTCGTGGAGATGGAGGTGCGTGACCTCCTCAAGAAGTACGACTTCCCCGGTGACAGCATCCCCATCGTGCCCGGCAGCGCCCTCAAGGCGCTCGAGGGCGACACCTCGGACATCGGCGAGGGGGCCATCCTCAAGCTGATGGCGGCCGTGGACAGCTACATCCCCACGCCCCAGCGCGCGACGGACAAGCCCTTCCTCATGCCGGTGGAGGACGTGGTCAGCATCGTCGGTCGCGGCACGGTGTGCACGGGGCGCGTGGAGCGCGGCATCATCAAGGTGGGCGAGGAAGTCGAAATCGTCGGCCTCAAGCCCACGCAGAAGACCGTCGTCACGGGCGTGGAGATGTTCCGCAAGCTGCTGGACCAGGGCATGGCGGGCGACAACATCGGCGCGCTGGTGCGCGGCCTCAAGCGCGAGGACGTGGAGCGCGGCCAGGTGATGGCGAAGCCGGGCAGCATCACCCCGCACACGAAGTTCAAGGCGCAGATTTACGTGCTGACGAAGGAGGAGGGCGGCCGCCACACCCCCTTCTTCAAGGGCTACCGCCCCCAGTTCTACTTCCGCACCACCGACGTGACGGGCACCGTGAAGCTGCCGGAGAACGTCGAGATGGTGATGCCGGGCGACAACATCGCCATCGAGGTGGAGCTCATCACCCCCATCGCCATGGAGAAGGAGCTGCGCTTCGCCGTGCGCGAGGGCGGCCGCACCGTGGGCGCCGGCGTCGTGGCGGACATCATCGCGTAA
- the fusA gene encoding elongation factor G, translating to MAREYPLERYRNIGIMAHIDAGKTTTTERILFYTGAIHKMGEVHEGTTTTDWMVQERERGITITSAAITAFWTRRDQKYRVNIIDTPGHVDFTIEVERSLRVLDGAIAVFDGVNGVEPQSETVWRQADKYKVPRICFINKMDRVGADFDMSVNSLREKLGARPVVMQLPLGTEDKLRGVIDLVLMKALVFEDAVQGSRFSVEEIPEDFRAAAEEARGHLLEAAAEQDDALTEKFLEGHELTEEEIRGAIRKGCLGLKLFPVFCGSAFKHKGVQPLLDAVVDYLPGPLDVPPVHGKSPKGADETRETSDKAPFSALAFKIMTDPFVGTLTFIRVYSGKLEAGTTVWNGAKGKRERASRLLQMRADKRDELSECYAGDICAVVGLKNFTTGDTLCDDKHPIILEKMEFPEPVIDIAIEPKSTADQDKIHQSLQRLAMEDPSFRVKTNEETGQTIIAGMGELHLEIIVDRLLREFKVDANVGKPQVAYRETVTATVESEGKYIRQLGGKGVYGHVWLRVGPNEPGKGFHFENTISGATVPKEFIAAVEQGVSESLQSGPIAGYPMVDVKVEAYDGSIHEVDSNEMAFKVAGSMAFRDAVNRAQAVLLEPVMSCEIVTPDDFMGDVIGDLNGRRGKIMGMSPRPGGVQAIQAQVPLAAMFGYSTDLRSRSQGRATYTMQFSHYAPAPKSALNR from the coding sequence CGCGATCCACAAGATGGGCGAGGTGCACGAGGGCACCACCACCACGGACTGGATGGTGCAGGAGCGCGAGCGCGGCATCACCATCACGAGCGCCGCCATCACCGCCTTCTGGACCCGCCGGGATCAGAAGTACCGCGTGAACATCATCGACACGCCGGGCCACGTGGACTTCACCATCGAGGTGGAGCGCTCCTTGCGCGTGCTGGACGGCGCCATCGCCGTGTTCGACGGCGTGAACGGCGTGGAGCCGCAGAGCGAGACCGTCTGGCGCCAGGCGGACAAGTACAAGGTCCCGCGCATCTGCTTCATCAACAAGATGGACCGCGTGGGCGCGGACTTCGACATGTCCGTGAACTCGCTGCGCGAGAAGCTCGGCGCACGCCCCGTGGTCATGCAGCTGCCGCTGGGCACCGAGGACAAGCTGCGCGGGGTCATCGACCTCGTGCTGATGAAGGCGCTCGTCTTCGAGGACGCGGTGCAGGGCAGCCGCTTCAGCGTGGAGGAGATCCCCGAGGACTTCCGCGCAGCGGCGGAGGAGGCGCGCGGCCACCTGCTGGAGGCCGCCGCCGAGCAGGACGACGCGCTCACCGAGAAGTTCCTCGAGGGCCACGAGCTCACCGAGGAGGAGATCCGCGGCGCCATCCGCAAGGGCTGCCTCGGCCTCAAGCTGTTCCCGGTCTTCTGCGGCTCCGCCTTCAAGCACAAGGGCGTGCAGCCCCTGCTGGACGCGGTCGTGGACTACCTGCCGGGCCCCCTGGACGTGCCGCCCGTGCACGGCAAGAGCCCCAAGGGCGCGGACGAGACGCGCGAGACGAGCGACAAGGCCCCCTTCAGCGCGCTCGCGTTCAAGATCATGACGGACCCCTTCGTGGGCACGCTCACGTTCATCCGCGTCTACTCGGGCAAGTTGGAAGCGGGCACCACGGTGTGGAACGGCGCCAAGGGCAAGCGCGAGCGCGCGAGCCGGCTCCTTCAGATGCGCGCGGACAAGCGCGACGAGCTCTCCGAGTGCTACGCCGGGGACATCTGCGCCGTGGTGGGGCTCAAGAACTTCACCACCGGCGACACGCTGTGTGACGACAAGCACCCCATCATCCTCGAGAAGATGGAGTTCCCCGAGCCGGTCATCGACATCGCGATCGAGCCGAAGAGCACGGCGGACCAGGACAAGATCCACCAGAGCCTGCAGCGCCTCGCGATGGAGGACCCGTCCTTCCGCGTGAAGACGAACGAGGAGACGGGGCAGACCATCATCGCCGGCATGGGCGAGCTGCACCTCGAGATCATCGTCGACCGGCTCCTGCGCGAGTTCAAGGTCGACGCGAACGTGGGCAAGCCGCAGGTGGCCTACCGCGAGACCGTCACCGCCACCGTCGAGTCCGAGGGCAAGTACATCCGCCAGCTCGGCGGCAAGGGCGTGTACGGCCACGTCTGGCTGCGCGTCGGCCCCAACGAGCCCGGCAAGGGCTTCCACTTCGAGAACACGATCTCCGGCGCCACGGTGCCCAAGGAGTTCATCGCCGCGGTGGAGCAGGGCGTGAGCGAGAGCCTGCAGAGCGGCCCCATCGCCGGCTACCCCATGGTGGACGTGAAGGTGGAGGCCTACGACGGCTCCATCCACGAGGTGGACTCCAACGAGATGGCCTTCAAGGTCGCCGGCTCCATGGCGTTCAGGGATGCCGTGAACCGCGCGCAGGCCGTGCTGCTCGAGCCGGTGATGAGCTGCGAGATCGTCACCCCCGACGACTTCATGGGCGACGTCATCGGCGACCTGAACGGCCGCCGCGGCAAGATCATGGGCATGAGCCCCCGCCCGGGCGGCGTGCAGGCCATCCAGGCCCAGGTGCCCCTGGCCGCCATGTTCGGCTACTCGACCGACCTGCGCAGCCGCAGCCAGGGAAGAGCCACCTACACCATGCAGTTCAGTCACTACGCGCCCGCTCCGAAGTCGGCGCTCAACCGCTAG